Proteins from a genomic interval of Pseudophryne corroboree isolate aPseCor3 chromosome 4, aPseCor3.hap2, whole genome shotgun sequence:
- the LOC134911913 gene encoding putative nuclease HARBI1 isoform X2 — protein sequence MSIFIAAEALPPQPTPALPPQPPAPQPQPAPHQPRQRRRARPPIFRTRVLLFGMPDDVVVRRYRLPPHLILDTLSIIESDLESEIRYPTAIPPLTQFLAVLHFLATASYQHVVGDLVGMSQGQFSKVLRRVCQAFLKRVKQFIDMPLDVGALDVVKRQFEEGGSRFPHVIGVVDGTHVAIQPPRHNEEIYRNRKLFHSLNVMVVCGPSLQILSLNAKFTGSSHDAYVIRQSGIWQRLRASQRADMWLLGDRGYPCTPWLMTPYRNPRPGPQMAFNSALTATRQLVERTIGVLKGRFRVLHRTGGDIMYSPEMASKIVVLCAILHNIAVRSSVELPQAEELPDEEPGVVRHFGGGSVTRRGSQVRARIVAEYFS from the exons atgtcgatatttatcgcagcagaagccctacctccccaacccacgccagcactcccaccccaaccgccagccccacaaccacaaccggctcctcatcaaccaaggcaacggaggcgtgctaggccaccaattttcagaacccgtgtcctactttttgggatgccagatgatgtggtggtgcgtagatacaggctgccaccacatctaatcctagacactctctccataatagagagtgatctggagtctgaaattcggtatcctacagcaataccaccattgacacaattccttgctgtgttacattttttggctacagcctcatatcaacatgttgtgggagacctggttggcatgtcgcagggccagttcagtaaggtcctgcggcgtgtctgccaggctttcctaaagcgggtgaagcaattcattgatatgcctttggatgttggtgccctagatgtggtgaagcggcaatttgaggaaggtggtagtcgcttcccacatgttattggggttgtggatggcacacatgttgctattcagccaccaagacataatgaagaaatttatagaaacaggaaactgtttcattctctgaatgtaatggttgtttgtgggccatccctccagatcctttccctgaatgccaagtttactggaagttcacatgatgcatatgtcattagacaatcagggatatggcagagattaagagcaagtcaacgagcagacatgtggttattgg gagaccgtggatatccttgcaccccctggctcatgactccttaccgtaatcccaggccaggaccacagatggcatttaactctgcgcttactgccactaggcagctggtggagcgcacaattggtgtccttaaagggcggtttcgtgtgctccaccgcactggtggcgacatcatgtattcgccggagatggcaagtaaaatagtggtcctgtgcgcaatactacataatatcgcggtaaggagtagtgtagagcttcctcaggcagaggaattgcctgatgaggagccaggggttgttcgacacttcggtggtgggagtgttacacggagggggagccaagtgagggcaaggattgttgccgaatatttcag ctga
- the LOC134911913 gene encoding putative nuclease HARBI1 isoform X1 produces MSIFIAAEALPPQPTPALPPQPPAPQPQPAPHQPRQRRRARPPIFRTRVLLFGMPDDVVVRRYRLPPHLILDTLSIIESDLESEIRYPTAIPPLTQFLAVLHFLATASYQHVVGDLVGMSQGQFSKVLRRVCQAFLKRVKQFIDMPLDVGALDVVKRQFEEGGSRFPHVIGVVDGTHVAIQPPRHNEEIYRNRKLFHSLNVMVVCGPSLQILSLNAKFTGSSHDAYVIRQSGIWQRLRASQRADMWLLGDRGYPCTPWLMTPYRNPRPGPQMAFNSALTATRQLVERTIGVLKGRFRVLHRTGGDIMYSPEMASKIVVLCAILHNIAVRSSVELPQAEELPDEEPGVVRHFGGGSVTRRGSQVRARIVAEYFRYSVFILFLC; encoded by the exons atgtcgatatttatcgcagcagaagccctacctccccaacccacgccagcactcccaccccaaccgccagccccacaaccacaaccggctcctcatcaaccaaggcaacggaggcgtgctaggccaccaattttcagaacccgtgtcctactttttgggatgccagatgatgtggtggtgcgtagatacaggctgccaccacatctaatcctagacactctctccataatagagagtgatctggagtctgaaattcggtatcctacagcaataccaccattgacacaattccttgctgtgttacattttttggctacagcctcatatcaacatgttgtgggagacctggttggcatgtcgcagggccagttcagtaaggtcctgcggcgtgtctgccaggctttcctaaagcgggtgaagcaattcattgatatgcctttggatgttggtgccctagatgtggtgaagcggcaatttgaggaaggtggtagtcgcttcccacatgttattggggttgtggatggcacacatgttgctattcagccaccaagacataatgaagaaatttatagaaacaggaaactgtttcattctctgaatgtaatggttgtttgtgggccatccctccagatcctttccctgaatgccaagtttactggaagttcacatgatgcatatgtcattagacaatcagggatatggcagagattaagagcaagtcaacgagcagacatgtggttattgg gagaccgtggatatccttgcaccccctggctcatgactccttaccgtaatcccaggccaggaccacagatggcatttaactctgcgcttactgccactaggcagctggtggagcgcacaattggtgtccttaaagggcggtttcgtgtgctccaccgcactggtggcgacatcatgtattcgccggagatggcaagtaaaatagtggtcctgtgcgcaatactacataatatcgcggtaaggagtagtgtagagcttcctcaggcagaggaattgcctgatgaggagccaggggttgttcgacacttcggtggtgggagtgttacacggagggggagccaagtgagggcaaggattgttgccgaatatttcaggtatagtgtttttatattatttttatgttaa